In Bacillus sp. SB49, a single window of DNA contains:
- a CDS encoding DinB family protein — protein MNMYCQSAFHQLEIVIASISEMVGQLSEDDLKLRPTEGKYSIGELLEHIAVIPAADGAIIEERSKDEMEQFYESISLKKKEAILEKLFEHFSQLKFQFEHYTEEHLYTETTSWWGVSHTRFEWLLQIIAHMYHHRGQLHAMLVHTYKKDPEIMLFE, from the coding sequence ATGAATATGTACTGCCAGAGTGCTTTCCACCAATTAGAGATCGTGATCGCTTCCATATCAGAAATGGTAGGCCAACTCTCGGAGGATGACCTCAAGCTTCGTCCGACGGAAGGGAAATATTCCATTGGAGAACTTCTTGAACATATCGCTGTCATTCCGGCAGCAGACGGAGCAATTATTGAAGAGCGGTCCAAAGATGAGATGGAACAGTTCTATGAGTCAATATCCCTTAAGAAAAAAGAGGCCATTCTGGAAAAGCTGTTTGAACATTTTTCCCAATTGAAATTTCAATTTGAGCATTATACGGAGGAGCATCTATACACGGAAACAACTTCATGGTGGGGAGTATCCCACACCCGTTTTGAATGGCTCCTGCAAATTATCGCTCATATGTACCATCACAGAGGGCAGCTTCATGCGATGCTCGTCCACACGTATAAGAAGGATCCGGAAATCATGTTATTCGAATAA
- a CDS encoding MerR family transcriptional regulator, with translation MMKIKEVADLAGCSVRTLHHYDHIGLLSPRTIASNGYRLYGESEIARLQQILFFREMDLSLVKIQQILDDPEFDERKALAHHRYMLVEKRHRLDRMIESVDRTLASIQGGTVMENKDRLEPFDSRSIEEHQKKYEQEVNNRWGNTAAYKESARKTKSYSEEDWKRMKQDMDAIDRHLVSIMDKGPEDAEVQKWIGKKRQHITDYFYECTLEIFRGLADMYVNDERFRSNLEKWREGYPAFLNDAIVHYCNVQRG, from the coding sequence ATGATGAAAATAAAAGAGGTAGCGGATCTGGCCGGATGCAGTGTGCGCACGCTGCATCATTACGATCACATCGGCTTGCTTTCTCCACGGACCATCGCTTCTAATGGGTATCGACTTTATGGGGAGAGTGAAATAGCGAGGCTTCAACAAATTCTTTTCTTCCGTGAAATGGATCTTTCTTTAGTAAAGATTCAACAGATACTAGACGACCCCGAATTTGATGAGCGAAAGGCACTTGCTCATCACCGGTACATGTTAGTGGAGAAACGACACCGTTTGGATCGGATGATTGAATCTGTCGACCGCACGCTTGCCTCAATTCAAGGAGGAACGGTTATGGAGAATAAAGATCGTTTAGAGCCCTTTGACAGTCGCTCGATTGAGGAGCATCAAAAGAAATATGAGCAGGAAGTAAACAATCGCTGGGGAAACACAGCTGCGTACAAGGAATCAGCAAGAAAGACAAAATCTTATTCCGAAGAAGACTGGAAAAGGATGAAACAGGATATGGATGCCATCGACCGTCACTTGGTTTCTATCATGGATAAAGGACCGGAAGATGCGGAGGTTCAAAAGTGGATCGGTAAGAAGCGGCAGCATATCACAGACTATTTCTATGAATGTACCTTGGAGATCTTCCGCGGTCTTGCCGACATGTATGTAAACGATGAGCGGTTCCGCTCCAATCTTGAGAAATGGAGAGAGGGGTACCCCGCATTTCTAAACGATGCTATCGTGCACTATTGTAATGTACAAAGAGGTTAA
- a CDS encoding 3D domain-containing protein yields the protein MKKTVVSLAAVASISAVTATSVSAEEVTVNKGDTLWSISQANGVSVEDIKAANGLTSNLIFPDQNLSVDGQSKSADVHTVKPGDTLFSIGQANNVSVSDLKAWNGLDSALIFPGDELKLHSNGEADAAPEASQPVEKEQQEQAPEPAEAEKQEAKAEPTSSEPAQEEAAKTLTMEATAYTAFCEGCSGTTATGVDLRANPDQKVVAVDPDVIPLGSEVYVEGYGKAIAADTGGAIQGNRIDVFVPEQSDALDFGRKTVEVKVLN from the coding sequence ATGAAAAAAACAGTAGTATCTTTGGCGGCGGTCGCTTCGATTTCGGCAGTAACAGCAACTTCAGTAAGTGCAGAAGAGGTAACAGTAAATAAAGGAGACACGCTTTGGTCCATTTCCCAAGCGAATGGAGTCTCTGTTGAAGATATAAAAGCAGCAAACGGACTAACTTCTAACTTGATCTTCCCCGATCAGAACCTTTCTGTCGACGGACAAAGCAAATCTGCGGATGTCCACACAGTAAAACCAGGAGACACGCTTTTCAGCATTGGACAAGCTAATAATGTAAGTGTAAGTGATCTGAAAGCATGGAATGGTTTGGATTCTGCATTGATTTTCCCTGGAGATGAACTCAAGCTTCATAGTAATGGCGAAGCTGACGCAGCTCCTGAAGCTTCCCAACCTGTAGAGAAGGAACAACAGGAACAGGCTCCTGAACCTGCTGAAGCAGAGAAGCAGGAAGCGAAAGCAGAACCAACATCCAGTGAGCCTGCTCAAGAAGAAGCAGCGAAAACATTGACGATGGAAGCTACAGCGTACACTGCTTTCTGTGAAGGCTGCTCTGGTACAACAGCTACAGGTGTAGACTTGCGTGCTAATCCTGATCAGAAGGTTGTAGCCGTCGACCCTGATGTCATCCCATTAGGTTCTGAAGTCTATGTAGAAGGTTATGGTAAAGCAATCGCTGCCGATACTGGTGGTGCAATCCAAGGTAACCGTATTGATGTCTTCGTACCTGAACAATCAGATGCACTTGATTTCGGACGAAAAACAGTAGAAGTTAAAGTATTGAATTAA
- a CDS encoding SDR family NAD(P)-dependent oxidoreductase, with protein sequence MNIFSEQALEGTHTIVTGATGGIGFEAAKEIVRAGGHVTITGRNGGKLDERKESLASIREDAEVYVVQADLNKEEDRKKIVREAASAMGPINGLVNSAGVIGGGALEELNEDELRKVMELNYFATVLFTQLVYNEMKTTGKGSIVNLSSLSGLRGTHSNTAYSASKFAITGFTQSFAYEAIEHGIRVNAVCPGYVDTSMGQASIRAKGEREGKSYEEQRRIAEEGIPSGRLSTAEEVARSIVYLLTDASLNIVGESMKISGGSVMR encoded by the coding sequence ATGAACATTTTTTCTGAACAGGCGTTAGAAGGAACACATACTATTGTTACAGGTGCTACAGGCGGAATCGGCTTCGAAGCGGCGAAAGAAATTGTCCGTGCTGGAGGTCATGTGACGATTACTGGACGAAATGGTGGGAAACTGGACGAACGGAAAGAGTCTCTTGCCTCCATACGGGAAGATGCGGAAGTCTACGTCGTTCAGGCAGATTTGAATAAAGAAGAGGACAGAAAGAAGATTGTTCGCGAAGCAGCGAGCGCTATGGGGCCGATAAATGGTCTTGTCAATTCTGCCGGTGTTATCGGCGGTGGAGCATTGGAAGAGTTGAATGAAGATGAGTTGCGTAAAGTAATGGAACTCAACTACTTTGCGACGGTCCTCTTTACTCAGTTAGTTTATAATGAAATGAAGACAACTGGAAAAGGATCGATCGTTAACCTTTCCTCCTTATCCGGTTTGCGAGGCACACACAGTAATACGGCATATAGTGCATCAAAATTCGCAATCACGGGCTTCACCCAATCGTTTGCTTATGAAGCGATTGAACATGGAATTCGAGTGAACGCCGTCTGCCCCGGCTATGTGGATACATCTATGGGACAGGCATCCATACGTGCAAAAGGTGAGAGGGAAGGGAAGAGTTACGAGGAGCAGCGCCGTATTGCAGAGGAAGGGATTCCTTCTGGAAGGTTGAGTACGGCAGAGGAAGTGGCGCGGTCTATTGTTTATCTATTGACAGATGCTTCGCTTAATATAGTAGGAGAATCCATGAAGATTTCCGGTGGAAGTGTAATGAGGTAG
- a CDS encoding ThiF family adenylyltransferase produces MSDGRYSRQERFRPIGQKGQSKLEGSHVLIIGAGALGTSSSEQLVRAGVGKLTIVDRDYVELSNLQRQQLYTEADAAAHLPKAEAAKRRLSSINSTVSIEGVIADVQREELLRLADGVDLMMDGTDNFETRMLMNDVAQKYNIPYIYGGCVGGNGLVFSILPEKTPCLGCLLERVPLGGATCDTVGVISPAVQMVTALQVAEALKILTGDFARVNPALMTFDLWNNDRTSIKVSNARRKDCPSCGDSPVYPYLEEVNATKFAVLCGRDTVQIRPSGTMKRDFAELKRRLPSEKVKENPFLLSYDHGKHHRMVFFRDGRVLIHGTKDVIDAKKLYYEIVGG; encoded by the coding sequence TTGAGTGATGGAAGATATTCACGACAGGAACGGTTTCGACCGATTGGGCAAAAGGGACAAAGTAAGCTGGAGGGGAGTCATGTACTCATTATTGGAGCGGGTGCTCTGGGTACGAGCAGCTCGGAACAGCTGGTGCGGGCCGGAGTGGGGAAGCTGACGATTGTCGACAGGGATTATGTAGAACTAAGTAATCTGCAAAGGCAGCAATTATATACGGAAGCGGATGCTGCGGCACACCTTCCGAAAGCGGAAGCGGCTAAACGGAGGTTGTCCAGTATTAATTCAACGGTTTCTATAGAAGGTGTGATTGCCGATGTTCAGCGGGAAGAATTGCTCCGTTTGGCAGATGGTGTTGATTTAATGATGGACGGTACCGATAACTTTGAAACAAGAATGCTGATGAATGACGTGGCCCAGAAGTATAATATCCCCTATATATATGGTGGGTGTGTCGGAGGCAACGGTCTTGTGTTTTCCATTCTTCCAGAGAAAACCCCTTGCTTAGGTTGTTTGTTGGAACGTGTACCTCTGGGCGGAGCGACTTGTGATACTGTCGGTGTGATCAGTCCGGCCGTGCAGATGGTTACAGCATTACAAGTAGCGGAAGCGTTAAAGATACTGACCGGGGACTTCGCCCGCGTTAATCCAGCTTTGATGACCTTCGACTTATGGAATAATGACAGGACCTCCATTAAAGTCTCGAACGCCAGAAGGAAAGATTGTCCCTCGTGTGGTGATTCTCCCGTCTATCCATATTTAGAAGAAGTCAATGCTACTAAATTTGCTGTTCTATGTGGTCGGGATACCGTGCAGATACGCCCTTCCGGAACGATGAAGCGTGACTTTGCAGAGTTGAAGCGTCGATTACCTTCAGAGAAAGTGAAAGAGAATCCATTTTTACTATCATACGACCATGGCAAGCATCATCGTATGGTTTTCTTTAGAGATGGAAGGGTGCTCATCCATGGAACGAAGGATGTCATAGATGCTAAGAAGCTCTATTATGAAATAGTTGGAGGTTGA